The following are from one region of the Lynx canadensis isolate LIC74 chromosome D4, mLynCan4.pri.v2, whole genome shotgun sequence genome:
- the LOC115499657 gene encoding olfactory receptor 13C8 has translation MERTNDSMLTEFVLVGLSAHPKLQTVFFALVLWMYLMILLGNGILISVIICDSHLHTPMYFFLCNLSFLDICYTSSSVPLILDSFLTGRKRVSFSGCMVQMFLSFAMGATECVLLGMMALDRYVAICYPLRYSVIMSKNAYLPMAAGSWVTGLVDSVVQTSLAMQLPFCTSNVINHFVCEILAILKLACADISINVISMAGSNLIVLVMPLLVISISYIFIVTTILRIPSTKGKRKAFSTCSAHLTVVIIFYGTIFFMYAKPKSKSSVDADNQDIIEALISLFYGVMAPMLNPLIYSLRNKDVKAAVKNMVGRKNSDGI, from the coding sequence ATGGAAAGGACCAATGATTCCATGCTGACAGAATTTGTCCTTGTTGGGCTTTCTGCCCACCCAAAGCTCCAGACAGTTTTCTTTGCGCTAGTTTTGTGGATGTACCTGATGATCCTTCTGGGAAATGGAATCCTTATCTCAGTAATCATCTGTGATTCTCACTTGCACAcccccatgtatttcttcctttgtaatcTTTCCTTCCTGGACATTTGTTACACAAGCTCCTCTGTCCCACTAATTCTTGACAGTTTTCTGACAGGAAGGAAAAGGGTTTCCTTCTCTGGGTGCATGGTGCAAATGTTTCTCTCCTTTGCCATGGGGGCCACAGAGTGTGTGCTTCTAGGTATGATGGCACTAGACCGCTATGTAGCCATCTGCTACCCACTGAGATACTCTGTCATCATGAGCAAAAATGCCTACCTGCCCATGGCAGCTGGATCCTGGGTCACTGGGCTTGTGGACTCAGTGGTGCAGACATCTCTCGCAATGCAGTTACCATTCTGTACTAGTAATGTCATTAACCATTTTGTCTGTGAAATTCTAGCTATCCTAAAACTGGCTTGTGCTGATATTTCAATCAATGTGATCAGCATGGCAGGGTCAAATCTGATTGTTCTGGTTATGCCACTGCTAGTAATTTCtatatcttacatttttattgtcaCCACTATATTGAGGATCCCCTCCACCAAAGGAAAACGTaaggccttctccacctgctccGCCCACCTAACAGTAGTGATTATATTCTATGGAACTATCTTCTTCATGTACGCAAAGCCCAAGTCTAAAAGTTCTGTTGATGCTGATAATCAAGACATCATTGAGGCCCTCATCTCTCTCTTCTATGGAGTAATGGCCCCCATGCTCAATCCTCTCATCTATAGTCTGAGAAACAAGGATGTAAAGGCTGCAGTGAAGAACATGGTGGGTAGAAAAAACTCTGATGGAATCTGA